A region from the Andrena cerasifolii isolate SP2316 chromosome 9, iyAndCera1_principal, whole genome shotgun sequence genome encodes:
- the LOC143373283 gene encoding uncharacterized protein LOC143373283 isoform X1 codes for MFALLLFPISYSIAIDGSAVLKEMGEEKYKMLKAKSSVSRHGTCWQNALRTMKVDCNNLNDEDHSLLALQLTHCFLEDSGHKAYNCHLSSSSSQRRDCVNNMSDRAFNVYNEFYIHTMHMCFYLNYEIWQAETDNTIKQLYQVSSLMKEQLLESSEMQGAMLESQRESLKMQNDLLDHGKELGTVLKSSSESVNTMVNDFKESAKEQRELLFEIFSYLRTFQNWIIGEVSWFQSIMYYTVSCILCALFSSSKRTVDARMTLFTILSVNVIVERMLVRYYDKAMSHSIDNKESLVSTTWMYRKVALSLCAVTLFCTYYYYKDEQIENYKALKRIENQLNTIQEVTTICNSDDSIRYRTRLALKRLKSQTDSRSKPEDAS; via the exons ATGTTCGCTCTTTTATTGTTCCCTATTTCTTATTCCATTGCAATCGATGGAAGTGCAGTATTGAAGGAAATGggggaagaaaaatataaaatgttaaaAG CAAAATCGTCTGTTTCTCGGCACGGAACTTGTTGGCAGAATGCTCTGAGAACCATGAAAGTTGACTGTAATAATTTGAACGACGAGGATCATTCGCTCCTAGCTCTTCAATTGACGCATTGCTTTTTGGAAGACTCTGGACATAAAGCTTACAACTGTCATCTCAGCAGTTCGAGCAGCCAGCGCCG AGATTGTGTCAATAATATGTCGGACAGAGCATTTAACGTGTATAACGAATTTTATATACACACTATGCATATGTGTTTCTACCTGAATTACGAGATTTGGCAAGCGGAAACTGATAACACCATTAAACA ATTGTATCAAGTTTCCTCGTTAATGAAGGAACAGCTACTAGAATCTTCAGAGATGCAGGGAGCTATGCTCGAAAGTCAGAGGGAGAGTTTAAAGATGCAAAACGATCTTCTAGATCACGGGAAGGAACTCGGTACTGTGTTAAAGTCTTCGTCTGAAAGCGTCAATACCATGGTTAACGATTTCAA GGAGTCGGCAAAAGAGCAAAGGGAATTATTGTTTGAAATCTTCTCTTACTTGCGCACATTTCAAAACTGGATTATCGGCGAAGTCTCTTGGTTCCAGTCTATCATGTATTACACAGTTAGCTGTATTCTCTGCGCATTATTTAGCTCTTCCAAAAGGACCGTGGATGCTAGAATGACGCTGTTTACAATTTTAAGCGTAAATGTTATAGTGGAGCGAATGTTAGTTCGGTATTACGATAAAGCTATGTCCCATTCCATTGATAATAAG gaGAGCTTGGTAAGTACAACATGGATGTATAGGAAAGTGGCTCTTAGTTTATGCGCCGTTACATTGTTTTGTACGTACTATTATTACAAAGATGAACAAATCGAAAACTATAAAGCACTGAAGCGCATTGAGAACCAGCTAAACACGATACAGGAAGTTACGACTATTTGCAACAGCGACGATTCTATTC GCTACCGCACTCGACTAGCTCTGAAACGTTTAAAATCGCAGACAGACAGCCGAAGCAAACCAGAAGATGCTTCGTGA
- the Zw gene encoding glucose-6-phosphate 1-dehydrogenase Zw isoform X2, with the protein MERVRKTSTEESLRFIRQSLKSDEMDHLEGTHFDGLYPHVFITLGASGDLARKKIYPTLWWLFRDNLLPKTTTFFGYARTNMTIAQLREKCHAYMKVKLGEEEKYEQFWRLNHYVAGSYDSQASFETLNKELRKHEQAYQITHRLFYLALPPSVFEKVTVHIRNVCMGDKGWTRIIIEKPFGRDAATSQRLSDHLASLFREDQIYRIDHYLGKEMVQNLMTLRFGNRIFSPTWNRDNVASVQITFKEPFGTQGRGGYFDEFGIIRDVMQNHLLQILSLVAMEKPASCHPDDIRDEKVKVLKCMKPLELDDVVLGQYVGNPDSNEHEARLGYLDDATVPSGSNTPTFALAALKINNERWDGVPFILRCGKALNERKAEVRIQYQDVPGDIFDGKAKRNELVIRVQPGEALYIKMMTKSPGITFDMEETELDLTYGSRYKDLKLPDAYERLILDVFCGSQMHFVRSDELSEAWRIFTPLLHQIENAEIKPIPYKYGSRGPKEADEMARLNNFAYYGTYKWINP; encoded by the exons ATGGAAAGAGTTAGGA AAACATCCACGGAGGAGAGCCTGCGGTTCATCAGGCAGTCGCTGAAGTCCGATGAAATGGATCACCTGGAGGGCACCCACTTCGATGGCCTCTACCCTCACGTGTTCATCACCCTCGGAGCCTCT GGCGACCTGGCTAGAAAGAAGATCTACCCGACGCTTTGGTGGCTCTTCAGGGACAACCTTCTGCCGAAAACGACGACGTTCTTCGGCTACGCCCGCACCAATATGACCATCGCTCAGCTGCGAGAGAAGTGCCATGCGTACATGAAGGTGAAGCTGGGGGAGGAAGAGAAGTACGAGCAGTTCTGGAGATTGAATCACTACGTAGCCGGCTCGTACGACTCTCAAGCGTCGTTCGAGACGCTGAACAAGGAGCTGAGGAAGCACGAGCAAGCGTACCAGATCACTCACAGATTGTTCTACTTGGCCTTGCCGCCGAGCGTGTTCGAAAAGGTCACCGTGCACATCAGAAACGTTTGCATGGGCGATAA AGGCTGGACCAGGATAATTATAGAGAAGCCGTTCGGCAGAGACGCGGCCACCTCTCAGCGTCTGTCCGACCACTTGGCGTCCTTGTTCAGAGAGGATCAGATCTATCGTATCGATCACTACCTGGGGAAGGAGATGGTTCAAAATCTGATGACTCTCAGGTTCGGTAACAGGATATTCAGCCCAACTTGGAACAGGGACAACGTGGCCTCCGTGCAGATCACGTTCAAAGAGCCATTCGGCACGCAAGGTAGAGGCGGGTACTTTGACGAGTTCGGAATCATCAGGGACGTGATGCAGAACCACCTGCTGCAGATCTTGTCCCTGGTGGCGATGGAGAAGCCCGCCTCGTGCCACCCGGACGATATACGGGACGAGAAAGTGAAGGTTCTCAAGTGTATGAAACCGTTGGAGTTGGACGACGTTGTGCTGGGTCAGTACGTTGGGAATCCTGACTCAAACGAGCACGAAGCACGATTGGGTTATCTGGATGATGCCACTGTGCCTTCTGGCTCCAATACACCCACGTTCGCGCTGGCCGctttgaaaattaataacgagCGGTGGGACGGAGTTCCGTTCATCCTTAGATGCGGGAAAG CTCTGAACGAACGGAAGGCGGAAGTTAGAATACAGTATCAGGACGTGCCCGGCGATATATTCGACGGGAAAGCGAAGAGGAACGAACTAGTCATAAGAGTGCAGCCCGGCGAGGCGTTGTACATTAAAATGATGACGAAGTCGCCCGGCATCACCTTCGATATGGAAGAAACGGAGTTGGATTTGACTTACGGGTCTAGGTACAAG GATCTAAAACTCCCCGACGCGTATGAAAGATTAATCCTGGACGTATTTTGCGGGTCGCAAATGCACTTTGTGCGGAGCGATGAACTTTCAGAAGCATGGAGGATCTTCACGCCGTTGCTTCATCAAATAGAGAACGCAGAGATCAAACCAATCCCATATAA GTACGGTTCGCGTGGGCCCAAAGAAGCCGACGAAATGGCGAGGTTAAATAATTTCGCCTATTACGGCACGTATAAATGGATCAACCCGTGA
- the LOC143373283 gene encoding uncharacterized protein LOC143373283 isoform X2: MKVDCNNLNDEDHSLLALQLTHCFLEDSGHKAYNCHLSSSSSQRRDCVNNMSDRAFNVYNEFYIHTMHMCFYLNYEIWQAETDNTIKQLYQVSSLMKEQLLESSEMQGAMLESQRESLKMQNDLLDHGKELGTVLKSSSESVNTMVNDFKESAKEQRELLFEIFSYLRTFQNWIIGEVSWFQSIMYYTVSCILCALFSSSKRTVDARMTLFTILSVNVIVERMLVRYYDKAMSHSIDNKESLVSTTWMYRKVALSLCAVTLFCTYYYYKDEQIENYKALKRIENQLNTIQEVTTICNSDDSIRYRTRLALKRLKSQTDSRSKPEDAS; encoded by the exons ATGAAAGTTGACTGTAATAATTTGAACGACGAGGATCATTCGCTCCTAGCTCTTCAATTGACGCATTGCTTTTTGGAAGACTCTGGACATAAAGCTTACAACTGTCATCTCAGCAGTTCGAGCAGCCAGCGCCG AGATTGTGTCAATAATATGTCGGACAGAGCATTTAACGTGTATAACGAATTTTATATACACACTATGCATATGTGTTTCTACCTGAATTACGAGATTTGGCAAGCGGAAACTGATAACACCATTAAACA ATTGTATCAAGTTTCCTCGTTAATGAAGGAACAGCTACTAGAATCTTCAGAGATGCAGGGAGCTATGCTCGAAAGTCAGAGGGAGAGTTTAAAGATGCAAAACGATCTTCTAGATCACGGGAAGGAACTCGGTACTGTGTTAAAGTCTTCGTCTGAAAGCGTCAATACCATGGTTAACGATTTCAA GGAGTCGGCAAAAGAGCAAAGGGAATTATTGTTTGAAATCTTCTCTTACTTGCGCACATTTCAAAACTGGATTATCGGCGAAGTCTCTTGGTTCCAGTCTATCATGTATTACACAGTTAGCTGTATTCTCTGCGCATTATTTAGCTCTTCCAAAAGGACCGTGGATGCTAGAATGACGCTGTTTACAATTTTAAGCGTAAATGTTATAGTGGAGCGAATGTTAGTTCGGTATTACGATAAAGCTATGTCCCATTCCATTGATAATAAG gaGAGCTTGGTAAGTACAACATGGATGTATAGGAAAGTGGCTCTTAGTTTATGCGCCGTTACATTGTTTTGTACGTACTATTATTACAAAGATGAACAAATCGAAAACTATAAAGCACTGAAGCGCATTGAGAACCAGCTAAACACGATACAGGAAGTTACGACTATTTGCAACAGCGACGATTCTATTC GCTACCGCACTCGACTAGCTCTGAAACGTTTAAAATCGCAGACAGACAGCCGAAGCAAACCAGAAGATGCTTCGTGA
- the Zw gene encoding glucose-6-phosphate 1-dehydrogenase Zw isoform X1 — translation MKRWDLANICRNSRGITLKRVATSVRPLVYRLLSREVFGKTSTEESLRFIRQSLKSDEMDHLEGTHFDGLYPHVFITLGASGDLARKKIYPTLWWLFRDNLLPKTTTFFGYARTNMTIAQLREKCHAYMKVKLGEEEKYEQFWRLNHYVAGSYDSQASFETLNKELRKHEQAYQITHRLFYLALPPSVFEKVTVHIRNVCMGDKGWTRIIIEKPFGRDAATSQRLSDHLASLFREDQIYRIDHYLGKEMVQNLMTLRFGNRIFSPTWNRDNVASVQITFKEPFGTQGRGGYFDEFGIIRDVMQNHLLQILSLVAMEKPASCHPDDIRDEKVKVLKCMKPLELDDVVLGQYVGNPDSNEHEARLGYLDDATVPSGSNTPTFALAALKINNERWDGVPFILRCGKALNERKAEVRIQYQDVPGDIFDGKAKRNELVIRVQPGEALYIKMMTKSPGITFDMEETELDLTYGSRYKDLKLPDAYERLILDVFCGSQMHFVRSDELSEAWRIFTPLLHQIENAEIKPIPYKYGSRGPKEADEMARLNNFAYYGTYKWINP, via the exons ATGAAACGGTGGGACCTAGCGAATATATGTCGAAACAGTCGAGGGATCACCTTGAAACGAGTGGCGACTTCGGTACGACCACTTGTTTACAGGCTGCTTAGCAGGGAAGTCTTCGGAA AAACATCCACGGAGGAGAGCCTGCGGTTCATCAGGCAGTCGCTGAAGTCCGATGAAATGGATCACCTGGAGGGCACCCACTTCGATGGCCTCTACCCTCACGTGTTCATCACCCTCGGAGCCTCT GGCGACCTGGCTAGAAAGAAGATCTACCCGACGCTTTGGTGGCTCTTCAGGGACAACCTTCTGCCGAAAACGACGACGTTCTTCGGCTACGCCCGCACCAATATGACCATCGCTCAGCTGCGAGAGAAGTGCCATGCGTACATGAAGGTGAAGCTGGGGGAGGAAGAGAAGTACGAGCAGTTCTGGAGATTGAATCACTACGTAGCCGGCTCGTACGACTCTCAAGCGTCGTTCGAGACGCTGAACAAGGAGCTGAGGAAGCACGAGCAAGCGTACCAGATCACTCACAGATTGTTCTACTTGGCCTTGCCGCCGAGCGTGTTCGAAAAGGTCACCGTGCACATCAGAAACGTTTGCATGGGCGATAA AGGCTGGACCAGGATAATTATAGAGAAGCCGTTCGGCAGAGACGCGGCCACCTCTCAGCGTCTGTCCGACCACTTGGCGTCCTTGTTCAGAGAGGATCAGATCTATCGTATCGATCACTACCTGGGGAAGGAGATGGTTCAAAATCTGATGACTCTCAGGTTCGGTAACAGGATATTCAGCCCAACTTGGAACAGGGACAACGTGGCCTCCGTGCAGATCACGTTCAAAGAGCCATTCGGCACGCAAGGTAGAGGCGGGTACTTTGACGAGTTCGGAATCATCAGGGACGTGATGCAGAACCACCTGCTGCAGATCTTGTCCCTGGTGGCGATGGAGAAGCCCGCCTCGTGCCACCCGGACGATATACGGGACGAGAAAGTGAAGGTTCTCAAGTGTATGAAACCGTTGGAGTTGGACGACGTTGTGCTGGGTCAGTACGTTGGGAATCCTGACTCAAACGAGCACGAAGCACGATTGGGTTATCTGGATGATGCCACTGTGCCTTCTGGCTCCAATACACCCACGTTCGCGCTGGCCGctttgaaaattaataacgagCGGTGGGACGGAGTTCCGTTCATCCTTAGATGCGGGAAAG CTCTGAACGAACGGAAGGCGGAAGTTAGAATACAGTATCAGGACGTGCCCGGCGATATATTCGACGGGAAAGCGAAGAGGAACGAACTAGTCATAAGAGTGCAGCCCGGCGAGGCGTTGTACATTAAAATGATGACGAAGTCGCCCGGCATCACCTTCGATATGGAAGAAACGGAGTTGGATTTGACTTACGGGTCTAGGTACAAG GATCTAAAACTCCCCGACGCGTATGAAAGATTAATCCTGGACGTATTTTGCGGGTCGCAAATGCACTTTGTGCGGAGCGATGAACTTTCAGAAGCATGGAGGATCTTCACGCCGTTGCTTCATCAAATAGAGAACGCAGAGATCAAACCAATCCCATATAA GTACGGTTCGCGTGGGCCCAAAGAAGCCGACGAAATGGCGAGGTTAAATAATTTCGCCTATTACGGCACGTATAAATGGATCAACCCGTGA
- the Zw gene encoding glucose-6-phosphate 1-dehydrogenase Zw isoform X3 yields MSKTSTEESLRFIRQSLKSDEMDHLEGTHFDGLYPHVFITLGASGDLARKKIYPTLWWLFRDNLLPKTTTFFGYARTNMTIAQLREKCHAYMKVKLGEEEKYEQFWRLNHYVAGSYDSQASFETLNKELRKHEQAYQITHRLFYLALPPSVFEKVTVHIRNVCMGDKGWTRIIIEKPFGRDAATSQRLSDHLASLFREDQIYRIDHYLGKEMVQNLMTLRFGNRIFSPTWNRDNVASVQITFKEPFGTQGRGGYFDEFGIIRDVMQNHLLQILSLVAMEKPASCHPDDIRDEKVKVLKCMKPLELDDVVLGQYVGNPDSNEHEARLGYLDDATVPSGSNTPTFALAALKINNERWDGVPFILRCGKALNERKAEVRIQYQDVPGDIFDGKAKRNELVIRVQPGEALYIKMMTKSPGITFDMEETELDLTYGSRYKDLKLPDAYERLILDVFCGSQMHFVRSDELSEAWRIFTPLLHQIENAEIKPIPYKYGSRGPKEADEMARLNNFAYYGTYKWINP; encoded by the exons ATGTCGA AAACATCCACGGAGGAGAGCCTGCGGTTCATCAGGCAGTCGCTGAAGTCCGATGAAATGGATCACCTGGAGGGCACCCACTTCGATGGCCTCTACCCTCACGTGTTCATCACCCTCGGAGCCTCT GGCGACCTGGCTAGAAAGAAGATCTACCCGACGCTTTGGTGGCTCTTCAGGGACAACCTTCTGCCGAAAACGACGACGTTCTTCGGCTACGCCCGCACCAATATGACCATCGCTCAGCTGCGAGAGAAGTGCCATGCGTACATGAAGGTGAAGCTGGGGGAGGAAGAGAAGTACGAGCAGTTCTGGAGATTGAATCACTACGTAGCCGGCTCGTACGACTCTCAAGCGTCGTTCGAGACGCTGAACAAGGAGCTGAGGAAGCACGAGCAAGCGTACCAGATCACTCACAGATTGTTCTACTTGGCCTTGCCGCCGAGCGTGTTCGAAAAGGTCACCGTGCACATCAGAAACGTTTGCATGGGCGATAA AGGCTGGACCAGGATAATTATAGAGAAGCCGTTCGGCAGAGACGCGGCCACCTCTCAGCGTCTGTCCGACCACTTGGCGTCCTTGTTCAGAGAGGATCAGATCTATCGTATCGATCACTACCTGGGGAAGGAGATGGTTCAAAATCTGATGACTCTCAGGTTCGGTAACAGGATATTCAGCCCAACTTGGAACAGGGACAACGTGGCCTCCGTGCAGATCACGTTCAAAGAGCCATTCGGCACGCAAGGTAGAGGCGGGTACTTTGACGAGTTCGGAATCATCAGGGACGTGATGCAGAACCACCTGCTGCAGATCTTGTCCCTGGTGGCGATGGAGAAGCCCGCCTCGTGCCACCCGGACGATATACGGGACGAGAAAGTGAAGGTTCTCAAGTGTATGAAACCGTTGGAGTTGGACGACGTTGTGCTGGGTCAGTACGTTGGGAATCCTGACTCAAACGAGCACGAAGCACGATTGGGTTATCTGGATGATGCCACTGTGCCTTCTGGCTCCAATACACCCACGTTCGCGCTGGCCGctttgaaaattaataacgagCGGTGGGACGGAGTTCCGTTCATCCTTAGATGCGGGAAAG CTCTGAACGAACGGAAGGCGGAAGTTAGAATACAGTATCAGGACGTGCCCGGCGATATATTCGACGGGAAAGCGAAGAGGAACGAACTAGTCATAAGAGTGCAGCCCGGCGAGGCGTTGTACATTAAAATGATGACGAAGTCGCCCGGCATCACCTTCGATATGGAAGAAACGGAGTTGGATTTGACTTACGGGTCTAGGTACAAG GATCTAAAACTCCCCGACGCGTATGAAAGATTAATCCTGGACGTATTTTGCGGGTCGCAAATGCACTTTGTGCGGAGCGATGAACTTTCAGAAGCATGGAGGATCTTCACGCCGTTGCTTCATCAAATAGAGAACGCAGAGATCAAACCAATCCCATATAA GTACGGTTCGCGTGGGCCCAAAGAAGCCGACGAAATGGCGAGGTTAAATAATTTCGCCTATTACGGCACGTATAAATGGATCAACCCGTGA
- the LOC143373291 gene encoding small ribosomal subunit protein mS37 → MRLTAVYLKNHARVPQNEKKVPYKEVFPLKLRNRYEGASKNTKEKNCLFEMSLLFACMKDNNFENKLCDSQIEKFQSCVTNYEKYRSHQKQLQQIGVPTPDTVNFTDPQLTYLLRKFPTL, encoded by the exons ATGCGATTGACCGCGGTGTATTTAAAAAACCATGCGAGGGTACCTCAAAATGAGAAGAAGGTTCCATATAAGgaggtgttcccccttaagctaCGAAATAGATATGAAGGAGCATCGAAGAATACGAAAG AAAAGAACTGTTTGTTCGAAATGTCATTGTTGTTCGCTTGCATGAAGGATAATAATTTTGAGAACAAGCTGTGTGACAGTCAGATCGAAAAATTCCAAAGTTGTGTTACAAACTACGAGAAGTACAGATCACATCAAAAGCAATTACAACAAATAGGAGTTCCCACACCTGACACTGTAAATTTCACGGACCCGCAATTGACTTATCTATTACGAAAATTTCCAACTCTATAA
- the Zw gene encoding glucose-6-phosphate 1-dehydrogenase Zw isoform X4, translating into MDHLEGTHFDGLYPHVFITLGASGDLARKKIYPTLWWLFRDNLLPKTTTFFGYARTNMTIAQLREKCHAYMKVKLGEEEKYEQFWRLNHYVAGSYDSQASFETLNKELRKHEQAYQITHRLFYLALPPSVFEKVTVHIRNVCMGDKGWTRIIIEKPFGRDAATSQRLSDHLASLFREDQIYRIDHYLGKEMVQNLMTLRFGNRIFSPTWNRDNVASVQITFKEPFGTQGRGGYFDEFGIIRDVMQNHLLQILSLVAMEKPASCHPDDIRDEKVKVLKCMKPLELDDVVLGQYVGNPDSNEHEARLGYLDDATVPSGSNTPTFALAALKINNERWDGVPFILRCGKALNERKAEVRIQYQDVPGDIFDGKAKRNELVIRVQPGEALYIKMMTKSPGITFDMEETELDLTYGSRYKDLKLPDAYERLILDVFCGSQMHFVRSDELSEAWRIFTPLLHQIENAEIKPIPYKYGSRGPKEADEMARLNNFAYYGTYKWINP; encoded by the exons ATGGATCACCTGGAGGGCACCCACTTCGATGGCCTCTACCCTCACGTGTTCATCACCCTCGGAGCCTCT GGCGACCTGGCTAGAAAGAAGATCTACCCGACGCTTTGGTGGCTCTTCAGGGACAACCTTCTGCCGAAAACGACGACGTTCTTCGGCTACGCCCGCACCAATATGACCATCGCTCAGCTGCGAGAGAAGTGCCATGCGTACATGAAGGTGAAGCTGGGGGAGGAAGAGAAGTACGAGCAGTTCTGGAGATTGAATCACTACGTAGCCGGCTCGTACGACTCTCAAGCGTCGTTCGAGACGCTGAACAAGGAGCTGAGGAAGCACGAGCAAGCGTACCAGATCACTCACAGATTGTTCTACTTGGCCTTGCCGCCGAGCGTGTTCGAAAAGGTCACCGTGCACATCAGAAACGTTTGCATGGGCGATAA AGGCTGGACCAGGATAATTATAGAGAAGCCGTTCGGCAGAGACGCGGCCACCTCTCAGCGTCTGTCCGACCACTTGGCGTCCTTGTTCAGAGAGGATCAGATCTATCGTATCGATCACTACCTGGGGAAGGAGATGGTTCAAAATCTGATGACTCTCAGGTTCGGTAACAGGATATTCAGCCCAACTTGGAACAGGGACAACGTGGCCTCCGTGCAGATCACGTTCAAAGAGCCATTCGGCACGCAAGGTAGAGGCGGGTACTTTGACGAGTTCGGAATCATCAGGGACGTGATGCAGAACCACCTGCTGCAGATCTTGTCCCTGGTGGCGATGGAGAAGCCCGCCTCGTGCCACCCGGACGATATACGGGACGAGAAAGTGAAGGTTCTCAAGTGTATGAAACCGTTGGAGTTGGACGACGTTGTGCTGGGTCAGTACGTTGGGAATCCTGACTCAAACGAGCACGAAGCACGATTGGGTTATCTGGATGATGCCACTGTGCCTTCTGGCTCCAATACACCCACGTTCGCGCTGGCCGctttgaaaattaataacgagCGGTGGGACGGAGTTCCGTTCATCCTTAGATGCGGGAAAG CTCTGAACGAACGGAAGGCGGAAGTTAGAATACAGTATCAGGACGTGCCCGGCGATATATTCGACGGGAAAGCGAAGAGGAACGAACTAGTCATAAGAGTGCAGCCCGGCGAGGCGTTGTACATTAAAATGATGACGAAGTCGCCCGGCATCACCTTCGATATGGAAGAAACGGAGTTGGATTTGACTTACGGGTCTAGGTACAAG GATCTAAAACTCCCCGACGCGTATGAAAGATTAATCCTGGACGTATTTTGCGGGTCGCAAATGCACTTTGTGCGGAGCGATGAACTTTCAGAAGCATGGAGGATCTTCACGCCGTTGCTTCATCAAATAGAGAACGCAGAGATCAAACCAATCCCATATAA GTACGGTTCGCGTGGGCCCAAAGAAGCCGACGAAATGGCGAGGTTAAATAATTTCGCCTATTACGGCACGTATAAATGGATCAACCCGTGA